The genomic interval CGGGCCATGTCCTTGACGTAGCCGGAGTACCCCGGGAACCCGTCGTACACCAGCGCGCCCTTGCCGGAGCGGAACGCGTTCTTGCGGGCCGTGCCGTCGATCCCGTCCGAGCCCGGCACCAGCACCTTGGCCTTGACCAGCTCGACGGCGAACTCGAGGGCTGCCTTGTACTCCGGGGTCTCGAAGCTGCGGACCAGCTTGCCGCCGTCGAGGCGCCAGCCGTTCGGTACGCCGAACATCTGCTGGACCATCGTGAAGAACGTGTTGCCCTTCGAGTTCACGATCGCCCACCGGCCGTCCTGCGGCTTCGTCAACTCCTTGCAGGCGGCAAGGAAGTCCTCGGCGGTGGCCGGGTACTCGACGCCGGCCTCGTCGAACGTCCGCTGGTTGTAGAAGCCGGCGCCGCCGGTGATGCTGCGCGGGATCGGCAGGCCGTAGATCTTGTCCTCGACCACGCAGGCCTGCCAGATCACCGCTGGGATGTTGGCCAGGTTCGGGTAGTCCTTGACCTTGTCGCCCGACAGGTACGGCGTCAGGTCGGTGCACTTCGCACCCAGGAAGGCCGGCAGGTTGTTCACTGCGGTCGGGTCGGTGAGCAGCACGAGGTCCGGCAGCTGGTTCGCGGCGAGCATGGTCTGGAACTTCGTCGCCCAGTCGCTGTCCGGGACGATCGTCAGGTCCAGGGTGCCGCCGAGCTTCTCCTCGACCGCCTTCCACGCGGCGTTCTTGTCCCGGGCCGGTGGCAGCGGGTCGAAGATGTCCGTCATCACGCTGACCTTGCCGCCGTTGAGCGGTGGCTTGGGCACGGTGGTGACGAGATCCTTCGGGTACGTCCGGTAGCCCGGTGGTACGCCGTCCGCCGTACCGGGGAGATCCGGTTTCGGCCCGTTGAAGGCGACGTACGTCGGCAGCGTCACCGAGGAGGCGCGGGCGGTACCGGCCGCCGTACTGCCGTTGCTGCAGGCAACCAGCGTGGGGACTCCGGTGGCGCTCATCACGGCGACGCCGACAGCGCTGCGCAGGAAGCTTCTGCGACTGGTGGTCACGATGTTTCTCCTAACCCTTGATGGCGCCGGTGAGTACGCCCTTGGTGAAGTAGCGCTGCAGGAACGGGTAGACGCAGAGGATCGGGACGAGCGCGACAACGACGACGGCCATCTGCACGGCCTGGATCGACGCCACCGCCTCGCCGGGAGACTCGGTACCGCCGCCGACCGGCTGGCCCTGCAGGACGTAGAGACGAAGTACGAGCGGCAACGGCCACTTGCCGGTGTCGTTGAGGTACAGCAAGGCGTTGAAGAACGCGTTCCAGTGGCCGACCGCGTAGAACAGCGCGACGACCGCGAGGACCGCCTTCGACAGCGGCAGCACGATCCGGATCAGGATCGCGAAATCGCCGGCCCCGTCGATCCGGGCGCTGTCCAGTAGCTCGGCCGGGATGTTCTGGAAGAAGTTGCGCAGCACGAGGAAGTTGAACGCGCTGACCAGGCCCGGCACGATCAGCGCGGCGTACGAGTCGTAGAGGCCGAGCGCTTTGACCAGCAGGAAGTTCGGGATGATGCCGGCGCCGAACAGCATCGTGAACAGGATGGCGGTGAGCACGAACCGCCCGCCGACGATCGGCCGGCTGAGCCCGTACGCCAGCGCGATGGTGACGACCAGGTTCAGCGCCGTACCGATGACCGTGATGCCCGCGCTGACCAGCAGCGCGTGGCTCACCACCCCGCCCGCGAAGATCGTCCGGTACGCCGCCAGCGTCGGCTCGCTCGGGAACAACGCGATGATGCCGCCGCGCCGGGTGATCTCGGACTCGCCGGCCAGACTCGTGGCGACGATGTTGACGAACGGATACAGCACCAGCAGGCAGACGATCGCGATCACGAGACCCTTGATCGCCAGGCCGGCCCTGGACGGCGCCTCCATCCACGGAGGCCGTTGCGAGGTCGTCATCTGCTGTAGATCCCTTCGTGGCCGAAGCGGTGGGCGAGCTTGTTCGCGCCGAGGATCAGGACCAGGCCGATCACGCCCTTGACCAGGCCGACCGCGGCCGCCGGACCCCATTGGCCGTCGAGGACGCCGTGGAAGTAGACGTAGGTGTCGAGGACCTCGCCGGCGTCGGCGCCGACGGCGTCGC from Kribbella sp. NBC_00709 carries:
- a CDS encoding extracellular solute-binding protein yields the protein MTTSRRSFLRSAVGVAVMSATGVPTLVACSNGSTAAGTARASSVTLPTYVAFNGPKPDLPGTADGVPPGYRTYPKDLVTTVPKPPLNGGKVSVMTDIFDPLPPARDKNAAWKAVEEKLGGTLDLTIVPDSDWATKFQTMLAANQLPDLVLLTDPTAVNNLPAFLGAKCTDLTPYLSGDKVKDYPNLANIPAVIWQACVVEDKIYGLPIPRSITGGAGFYNQRTFDEAGVEYPATAEDFLAACKELTKPQDGRWAIVNSKGNTFFTMVQQMFGVPNGWRLDGGKLVRSFETPEYKAALEFAVELVKAKVLVPGSDGIDGTARKNAFRSGKGALVYDGFPGYSGYVKDMARLDPKNDPRAFVPMAPKGGKANTWSDNILFAYTLMKKADDTRAKELLAVANFFAAPFGSTENLLLTYGVEGVDFTRDEKGNPTLTSKGEAELTVPWKYITAAPQALYNADSPTYVDRAHEDLTKLIGMVVKDPTASLISPTNDKSGGDIGQPLTDVRNDVIAGRKPISAFDAAVKKWAKDGGDKIRGEFESALGGASPR
- a CDS encoding carbohydrate ABC transporter permease; translated protein: MTTSQRPPWMEAPSRAGLAIKGLVIAIVCLLVLYPFVNIVATSLAGESEITRRGGIIALFPSEPTLAAYRTIFAGGVVSHALLVSAGITVIGTALNLVVTIALAYGLSRPIVGGRFVLTAILFTMLFGAGIIPNFLLVKALGLYDSYAALIVPGLVSAFNFLVLRNFFQNIPAELLDSARIDGAGDFAILIRIVLPLSKAVLAVVALFYAVGHWNAFFNALLYLNDTGKWPLPLVLRLYVLQGQPVGGGTESPGEAVASIQAVQMAVVVVALVPILCVYPFLQRYFTKGVLTGAIKG